The following are encoded in a window of Alistipes sp. ZOR0009 genomic DNA:
- a CDS encoding GLPGLI family protein, translating to MIRVAAVLVFLSISIKSVSQAVLDVAYLRCTYTYCYLTDTNSRKEGEKDLLILQIGKNISKCYSYYSYQVDSLCQTPNYQRAFWDKFNKSMEAEGVHSSNYYHKRLKTYVYKGYPEGKMTVTDGISTEAFVYEDKLSEFSWSMADSVKSILGYSCQKAVCSYRGRSYEAWFAADIPVNDGPWKFTGLPGLIMEVYDVGRHYSFTIKGVEKVDNEPIIFSKPTTEGGKYVATYRSEFLRGLKCYLLDKAGYIEAETGISLSGSSNTKALSYDLIERDYAL from the coding sequence ATGATAAGAGTCGCTGCTGTTTTGGTATTTCTATCCATCTCAATAAAAAGTGTTTCGCAAGCGGTGTTGGATGTTGCATATTTACGTTGCACCTATACGTATTGCTATTTGACGGATACCAATAGCCGCAAAGAGGGCGAGAAAGATTTGCTTATACTTCAAATTGGGAAAAATATTTCGAAGTGCTATAGCTACTACAGCTATCAGGTCGATTCGCTTTGTCAAACGCCCAACTACCAGCGGGCATTTTGGGATAAGTTCAATAAGAGCATGGAAGCGGAGGGTGTTCATTCGTCGAACTACTACCATAAGCGTTTAAAGACGTATGTGTATAAAGGTTATCCTGAAGGTAAGATGACTGTAACAGATGGAATATCAACAGAAGCATTTGTTTATGAGGATAAGCTGTCTGAGTTTAGCTGGAGTATGGCCGATAGCGTTAAAAGCATCCTTGGTTATAGCTGCCAAAAGGCTGTTTGCAGCTACAGGGGGCGGAGCTACGAGGCTTGGTTTGCTGCAGATATTCCGGTAAATGATGGACCTTGGAAATTTACTGGGTTACCCGGGCTAATAATGGAAGTTTATGATGTTGGAAGGCACTACTCTTTTACTATTAAGGGGGTGGAGAAGGTGGATAATGAACCAATCATATTCAGCAAACCAACAACAGAAGGCGGCAAATATGTGGCAACTTATAGGAGTGAATTTTTACGAGGATTAAAATGCTATCTTCTTGATAAAGCTGGATATATTGAGGCCGAAACCGGTATTTCGTTGTCGGGTAGCAGCAATACTAAGGCGCTAAGCTACGATTTAATAGAGCGAGACTATGCGTTGTAG
- a CDS encoding GLPGLI family protein → MRSLVFLLLLGVAFTSNAQTEKVLEPAVLECHYELSALRDTLSRSNIGRDLMILRVGKSISQFFSYHAYTSDSLLATSGGAEKFGNSFIDALTKGDKSTLPGVKTTSDYIYKNYPKGRISLYCTDVALNYYRIVEDYTPQAWEVKDSTREVLGYKCQMATCNYRGRSYVAWFASDIPVSDGPWKLAGLPGLILEAYDVQHHYHYTAVKLLQAGLRPVALYNTDRKYEKTDRITYLRLMSDYLFGRRNSLEDGSAALGLDIKVAASPTSKGKVKQYDFMERDYR, encoded by the coding sequence ATGAGGTCTTTAGTCTTTCTTTTGCTATTGGGAGTAGCTTTTACTTCCAATGCACAAACTGAAAAAGTTTTAGAACCTGCCGTTCTGGAATGTCATTACGAGCTGAGCGCACTTCGGGATACCTTATCGCGTAGCAATATTGGAAGAGATTTGATGATACTTCGTGTTGGCAAGAGCATTAGCCAATTTTTCAGCTATCATGCCTACACAAGCGACTCGTTATTAGCTACCAGCGGTGGGGCAGAAAAATTTGGGAATAGCTTTATAGATGCACTAACCAAAGGGGATAAGTCAACGCTTCCAGGCGTTAAAACAACAAGCGATTACATCTATAAAAATTACCCCAAAGGGCGCATTAGCCTATATTGTACCGATGTTGCCTTGAACTACTATCGAATTGTGGAGGACTATACTCCGCAAGCGTGGGAGGTGAAGGACTCTACACGGGAAGTGCTTGGTTACAAATGCCAAATGGCAACCTGTAATTATCGAGGACGTAGCTATGTTGCCTGGTTTGCATCAGATATTCCTGTAAGCGATGGCCCTTGGAAGCTGGCAGGGTTGCCCGGATTGATTCTCGAAGCGTACGATGTGCAGCATCACTATCACTATACGGCTGTTAAGCTCCTGCAAGCGGGGTTGCGTCCTGTTGCTTTGTACAATACTGATAGGAAGTATGAGAAAACAGATCGTATAACCTACTTAAGGCTGATGAGCGATTACCTGTTTGGTCGGAGAAATTCGCTAGAGGACGGCAGTGCCGCTTTGGGGCTAGATATAAAGGTAGCTGCTAGTCCCACTTCGAAAGGGAAGGTGAAGCAGTACGATTTTATGGAGCGGGATTATAGGTAG